TGGCCTTGCCATCATCATCAATCGCGCTAAGTGAAGCGGCTACGATGATAATCGTGGCAATGACTTCGACGATGACCGCGAACAGAATACCGAAACTCACACCGGCCTGCTGAAGCTGGGCGGAAGAAATTGAGCCCTGATCATAGCCGTTGACTGCATTGGCGAACCACATCCTGGCCGGAGCGGCTTTCGAGGTCGGCAATACCAACTTGACTACACCGCCGGCCACGATGGCGCCGACGACCTGGGCCACGATATAGCAAATACCGTTTACGATACCGGTCTTGTTGACGAGCATCGCCGCCAACGTCACTGCCGGATTGAATTGGCCGCCCGAAAACCTGCCGAAGATGAAGGTCATGGCAGCGTAGGCGAGACCGGTCGCTGCAGCGATCAGAATCGCGCTGGGACCGTACAATGACGGGCTAAGCGCCGATACCAGATAGATTGCTAGAAAAATAAGGAAGCTGCCGACGAGTTCGCTGCAGATTCCAGAAATGGAAATGGCCGGCGAGGTCTTGCTTTCCGTATGTTGTGCTTGTTGTTCCGTCATTACTATTCCTTTTATTGTTATATAGGCGAATTCACGCCATACAATTCTTCATAATAGCAAAGGGGTAGTAACTACTGTATAATAACTCACGTTGTGTTCGAACAAGTTTTTCAAGACGATACGCAACGAGTACAGTACGCGACGAAAAGGCGAATCAAGCCGTTTCGCAAGGCCACGTTGGGAGAACGATGCCACACGCATATTCACACGCCGAAAAGGCGCATCACGATAATTACGATGAAGGAATTAGACTTCAGAAGCTCTTGGCGCAGGCCGGTTTCGGCTCGAGGCGCAAGTGTGAGGAAATCATCACAGAAGGTCGGGTAGAGGTCGATGGGGAACTGGTGACCGAGCTCGGCACCCGCGTCGACCCGTCGAGCCAACAGATCCGAGTCGACGGGTCGAGGATTCGACTCAACAACAAGCACATCACCTTGGCACTCAACAAGCCCAAGAAGGTGCTTTCGACCATGGACGACCCGAAGGGGCGCTTCACGCTTCGCGACATTGTCGGTGACAAGTACGAGCGCATTTTCCACATGGGGCGTCTCGATTACGAAACCGAAGGCCTCATCCTGATGACCAATGACGGCGAGCTGAGCCAGCACGTCATGCACCCGCGCTACGAGGTCAAAAAGACGTATATCGCCACGCTTGACGGGCGTATCAGCGGCAACATCTGCCGGCGACTCGTGTCTCAGGGAGTTAACCTGGACGACGGGCTGATCCGGCTCGACAATTGCGCCATCATCGATTCATCGCGCGACCAGGCCATTGTCAAGGTGGTGCTGCATTCTGGCAAGAACCGTATCGTCCGCCGTATCTTCGGTGCTGTGGGCTTCCCGGTGCGCAGACTCGTGCGTACGCAGATCGGGCCGATCAAACTCGGCGATCTGAAGCCGGGTTCGTACCGTGTGCTTTCGCAGACGGAAGTTCGCTCGCTTGCCAAGGAGGTTGGCTTGTGATTCGAGTAGCCATTGACGGGCCCGCAGGTGTGGGCAAATCCTCGACGTCCAAGGCGTTGGCCAAGTATTTCGGCTATGCCTACCTCGACACCGGCGCCATGTACCGTGCCGCGGCTTGGTGGTGCCTCAAGCAGGGCGCCGATCTCGGCGCTGACGTTGTTGACGAGCAGGCCATCACTGAAATGGTGGGGGACCTGTTCACCGGTGACCACTTCGATATCGGCGTTGACCCTGATGATCCGAAAGTTCTGGTGGACGGCGAGGACATCAGTGAGGCGATTCGTGATTCGAACGTTTCATCGCATGTTTCGAAAGTCTCGAATATCGTTCCGGTCCGGCATCTGCTAATTGCCGCGCAACGGGCGTATATCAACCGCGAAGCGTCTATCGATTCTTTCTCGAAGGGTGCCGGAATCGTCGCCGAAGGGCGTGACATCACCACTGTCGTCGCTCCGAATGCCGAAGTCCGTGTGCTGCTCACTGCGCGTCCGGAAGTACGTCAGGCGCGGCGTACCGGACAGTCTGCAGCCGGTGCGGGCGTTGGCGCCGATAATGTCATAGCCCGTGACAAGGCCGATTCCAAAGCAACCAGCTTCCTTGAAGCGGCTGACG
The window above is part of the Bifidobacterium sp. ESL0732 genome. Proteins encoded here:
- a CDS encoding aquaporin codes for the protein MTEQQAQHTESKTSPAISISGICSELVGSFLIFLAIYLVSALSPSLYGPSAILIAAATGLAYAAMTFIFGRFSGGQFNPAVTLAAMLVNKTGIVNGICYIVAQVVGAIVAGGVVKLVLPTSKAAPARMWFANAVNGYDQGSISSAQLQQAGVSFGILFAVIVEVIATIIIVAASLSAIDDDGKATKNAAAIMGVAYAVGVTFTYPITGASLNPARATGIAIFANNAGLTTSPLKQLWIFWICPILAAAIVAIVVIVAQMLSSKNSNDVEALDVTADWEKEDSKSEADNEDESSDSEKSDDFQMPSLSDADNTSDSADQNKTDNNETVESFDIKDTGTDKD
- a CDS encoding pseudouridine synthase; this translates as MPHAYSHAEKAHHDNYDEGIRLQKLLAQAGFGSRRKCEEIITEGRVEVDGELVTELGTRVDPSSQQIRVDGSRIRLNNKHITLALNKPKKVLSTMDDPKGRFTLRDIVGDKYERIFHMGRLDYETEGLILMTNDGELSQHVMHPRYEVKKTYIATLDGRISGNICRRLVSQGVNLDDGLIRLDNCAIIDSSRDQAIVKVVLHSGKNRIVRRIFGAVGFPVRRLVRTQIGPIKLGDLKPGSYRVLSQTEVRSLAKEVGL